One part of the Paraglaciecola sp. L3A3 genome encodes these proteins:
- a CDS encoding DUF1553 domain-containing protein, whose translation MFSKQFIQISKLTLCTLPFIGLMSCTDNSQADAESAKYNLPEVVDYNFHIKPILSDTCFLCHGPDSSNAKAGLSLNTFELATQHVLESGNHAIVPGKPEKSEALQRITSTDPNMIMPPPNSNLTLSDREKAMISKWIKQGAEYKKHWSFITPEKKQPPAIKLKDWPVNELDYFVLKQIEDKNLSPTPEADKETLIRRVTFDLTGLPPSLQEIDAFIADNSENAYETVIDRLLTSPAYGERVATEWLDVARYADTHGYATDPFRDVSPFRDWVIEKFNQNMPFDEFVTWQLAGDLLPNATAEQKMATAFNRMHTQNNEGGLVLEEFRVEYVKDRVQAVGTGLMGLTLHCAQCHDHKYDDIPTKDYYQTFAMFNNNDDSGQISWDPKDMPVPTMLLPTEVQQNKVNLINDKVAHSETKLAQSIKTPKQGLNNWKNTVAADLLAKKSLVAHFPLNADDNNQSIANTIRKNKPGQVLFSSNANEKTGAKFVTQTNKQGQSILLNGEDALYFPDEDQFSRATPFSVAVNVKLPESIKSGVIFHNNKSSTLYTYKGFDVSVEDNYWLVRLAHSYPYNAIALRSKDPVTKNQWQHLALTYDSSSKAKGVIFYIDGKPVEMNVERDNLYKEISQEKKDNLGLVAGLKVGARWRDRGAANTLVDDIKLWSRDLTQIEVLANAKQQMGETLNLAQVENTQALHDFYNKVFNQEYQQQFSQLTKLRVEQSSLVEPISEMMIMQELKGQRRPSYILERGLYSEHGEEVEPGVPAAVFPFDESLPKNRIGLAKWLTDPKHPLMARVVSNRYWAMLMGNGIVRTPEDFGSQGKLPTHPDALDWLSREFIDSGWNVKHILKTIAMTATYKQSSIASPELKAADPENTLFASGPSNRLTAEMLRDNVLAASGLLVKKIGGKSVYPYQPEGLWTMNRATYVQSKGDDLYRRSMYTVWKRNAPPPSMHTFDTPTRTYTVGARQATSTPLQALTMMNDPQFVEAGRVLAEQVMLQSADKEQRLIQLYRSLTSQYPDQDELSVLDDMYKQFVDKYSKLPQDADSLLAIGEKAPNPTLDKTLVAALSAVANLVINHDATVIKR comes from the coding sequence ATGTTTTCTAAACAGTTTATCCAAATCTCTAAACTTACTCTCTGCACACTACCATTTATTGGCTTGATGAGTTGTACCGATAATTCGCAAGCGGATGCAGAGTCTGCCAAATACAACTTGCCTGAGGTAGTTGATTACAACTTTCACATAAAACCTATTTTATCTGACACCTGTTTTTTATGTCATGGGCCAGATTCATCCAACGCTAAAGCGGGATTAAGTTTAAATACATTTGAACTTGCCACTCAACACGTACTGGAATCAGGCAACCACGCCATAGTCCCTGGTAAACCAGAAAAAAGTGAAGCATTACAAAGAATCACCTCTACTGATCCGAACATGATTATGCCACCGCCTAATTCCAATTTGACTTTGTCAGATCGAGAAAAGGCCATGATCAGTAAATGGATTAAACAAGGCGCAGAATATAAAAAACACTGGTCATTTATTACTCCTGAGAAAAAACAACCACCTGCAATCAAACTTAAAGACTGGCCGGTCAACGAACTGGATTATTTTGTTTTAAAACAGATTGAAGACAAAAACTTATCACCCACTCCCGAAGCCGATAAAGAAACACTGATACGTCGTGTCACTTTTGATTTAACAGGTTTACCCCCTAGCCTACAAGAAATTGACGCTTTTATAGCTGACAACAGTGAAAATGCTTATGAGACAGTAATTGACAGACTTCTTACCAGTCCAGCATATGGTGAACGAGTTGCCACTGAATGGTTAGATGTGGCCCGTTATGCCGACACCCATGGCTATGCCACCGACCCCTTTAGAGATGTTTCACCTTTCCGTGATTGGGTAATAGAAAAATTTAACCAGAACATGCCTTTTGACGAATTTGTCACTTGGCAGTTAGCTGGAGATCTTTTACCTAATGCTACAGCTGAACAAAAAATGGCCACAGCTTTTAACCGTATGCACACTCAAAACAACGAAGGAGGCTTGGTATTAGAAGAGTTCAGAGTTGAATATGTAAAAGACCGAGTACAGGCTGTAGGTACCGGATTAATGGGGCTCACCTTACATTGCGCTCAATGTCATGACCATAAATATGACGATATCCCCACTAAAGATTATTACCAAACCTTCGCGATGTTTAATAACAACGATGACTCAGGTCAAATTTCTTGGGATCCGAAAGATATGCCTGTGCCCACTATGTTGTTACCTACAGAAGTTCAACAAAACAAAGTTAACCTTATTAATGACAAAGTTGCCCATAGTGAAACTAAGTTGGCACAAAGTATAAAAACACCTAAACAGGGTTTAAATAATTGGAAGAACACAGTTGCTGCAGACTTATTGGCGAAAAAATCATTAGTTGCCCACTTCCCCCTAAATGCAGACGATAATAATCAATCCATAGCCAACACCATACGGAAAAACAAACCGGGACAAGTTTTATTCAGCTCGAATGCCAACGAAAAAACTGGCGCTAAATTTGTCACTCAAACAAATAAACAAGGTCAAAGTATATTATTAAATGGTGAAGACGCTCTGTATTTTCCTGACGAAGATCAATTTAGTCGCGCCACGCCCTTTTCGGTTGCGGTTAACGTCAAACTGCCCGAATCGATTAAAAGTGGGGTGATATTCCACAACAATAAATCTTCGACTTTATATACATACAAAGGGTTTGATGTCAGCGTTGAAGATAATTATTGGTTAGTTCGCTTAGCTCACAGCTACCCATACAATGCAATTGCATTACGCTCTAAAGACCCTGTCACTAAAAATCAATGGCAACATCTTGCTCTGACTTACGACAGCTCATCAAAAGCCAAAGGTGTCATTTTTTATATAGATGGCAAACCTGTTGAGATGAATGTCGAGCGAGATAATCTGTACAAAGAAATCAGCCAAGAGAAAAAAGACAACCTTGGACTAGTTGCTGGCTTGAAAGTAGGTGCGCGCTGGCGAGATAGAGGTGCGGCGAATACCCTAGTGGATGACATAAAGTTATGGTCACGGGATCTTACTCAAATCGAAGTATTAGCCAATGCCAAACAACAAATGGGCGAAACCTTGAATTTAGCTCAAGTAGAAAATACTCAAGCTTTGCACGACTTTTATAACAAGGTCTTCAACCAAGAGTATCAACAACAATTTAGCCAACTAACAAAACTTAGGGTTGAGCAAAGTAGTCTGGTTGAACCCATTAGTGAAATGATGATCATGCAAGAATTAAAAGGCCAACGCCGCCCTAGTTATATATTAGAGCGTGGTTTGTATTCAGAGCATGGTGAAGAAGTGGAGCCAGGTGTGCCTGCCGCAGTCTTCCCATTTGATGAATCATTACCTAAAAACCGTATTGGTTTGGCTAAATGGTTAACCGATCCAAAACACCCACTTATGGCTCGTGTTGTGAGCAACCGTTATTGGGCGATGTTAATGGGTAATGGCATAGTGCGCACCCCAGAAGATTTTGGTAGCCAAGGTAAACTGCCCACTCACCCTGATGCACTTGATTGGCTAAGTCGGGAATTTATTGATTCGGGCTGGAATGTCAAACACATACTAAAAACTATCGCCATGACAGCAACATACAAACAAAGCTCTATTGCTAGCCCAGAACTTAAAGCTGCGGATCCAGAAAACACTTTATTTGCCAGTGGCCCATCTAACCGCTTAACCGCCGAAATGTTACGAGACAACGTATTAGCAGCAAGCGGCCTACTGGTGAAAAAAATAGGGGGAAAAAGTGTTTACCCCTACCAACCAGAAGGTTTGTGGACAATGAACCGAGCGACATACGTGCAAAGCAAAGGCGATGATTTATATCGTCGCAGCATGTACACGGTTTGGAAACGCAATGCGCCGCCACCTAGTATGCATACATTTGATACACCAACACGTACTTATACTGTCGGCGCACGTCAAGCCACCAGCACACCATTGCAAGCACTAACCATGATGAATGATCCTCAATTTGTCGAGGCTGGCCGTGTTTTAGCTGAACAAGTAATGCTGCAATCAGCTGATAAAGAACAACGTTTAATTCAACTATATCGTTCACTCACCAGTCAATACCCTGACCAAGATGAGTTAAGTGTATTAGATGATATGTACAAGCAGTTTGTTGATAAGTATTCCAAATTACCACAAGACGCAGACTCATTACTGGCGATAGGCGAAAAAGCCCCGAACCCAACATTAGACAAAACCCTAGTGGCGGCATTAAGTGCTGTTGCCAACTTAGTTATCAATCATGACGCGACTGTTATTAAGCGATAA
- a CDS encoding 6-bladed beta-propeller translates to MDNDKQNTVDNSKRKFIKNSSALSSALLLAAFSEKSNAHEPPKKPLPKASRENAHGKIVGHGEFKYRVNYFWGNLDPHKVPVENCHGLAFDSKGRIIMVTDNDKNNFVIYNKDGKLLDAWGTQYPGAHSVKINHENGEDFIYIVDSGWVLNRHWDGVTTGNWKSPTNKFIPQQGFISKLTLDGKLIYTIGHPLTIGIYQADEPFRPTDITIAANGDLYVTDGYGSDRLIQYNHNGQYIRHWGGKNNQDPNYNLSNTHGIGIDLRNPADPHLVVSSRAANELKLFEMDGKYRSTIATPGAFVGGPTFKGDYAYIPVCWSVVDGKRQSNSGFITILDKNNKVVSNPGGTEPVYKNGQLQNMHTTWDVFNHCHAVCVDEDENLYVGQWNSNQTYPIKLERV, encoded by the coding sequence ATGGACAACGACAAGCAAAATACAGTCGACAATAGTAAACGAAAGTTTATTAAAAATAGTTCAGCATTAAGTTCTGCCTTGCTGTTAGCTGCTTTTAGCGAGAAATCCAATGCTCATGAGCCACCTAAAAAGCCATTACCCAAAGCCTCTCGAGAAAATGCCCACGGGAAAATTGTTGGTCACGGCGAGTTTAAATATAGAGTGAACTACTTTTGGGGTAACTTAGACCCTCATAAAGTGCCAGTGGAAAACTGTCATGGTTTAGCCTTTGATTCTAAAGGTCGCATTATCATGGTGACCGATAACGATAAAAATAACTTCGTGATCTACAACAAAGATGGCAAGTTACTGGATGCATGGGGCACACAATACCCGGGCGCTCACTCAGTCAAAATTAACCATGAAAATGGCGAAGACTTTATATATATAGTGGATAGTGGCTGGGTGTTAAATCGACACTGGGATGGTGTCACTACTGGCAATTGGAAATCACCAACCAACAAATTTATTCCACAGCAGGGTTTTATTAGCAAGTTAACCCTAGATGGCAAACTTATATACACCATTGGTCACCCATTAACGATTGGCATTTATCAGGCAGATGAACCATTTCGCCCAACCGACATAACCATAGCCGCGAATGGTGATTTATACGTAACTGATGGCTATGGCTCTGATCGCTTAATTCAGTACAACCATAATGGCCAATATATCCGTCATTGGGGTGGTAAGAACAATCAAGATCCCAACTATAATTTAAGTAATACTCACGGTATTGGCATTGATCTGCGAAATCCTGCTGATCCCCACTTAGTTGTTAGTTCACGAGCGGCCAATGAACTTAAGTTATTTGAAATGGATGGAAAATACCGCAGCACAATTGCCACGCCAGGCGCATTTGTAGGCGGCCCGACTTTTAAAGGTGACTATGCTTATATTCCAGTGTGTTGGTCTGTGGTCGATGGCAAACGTCAAAGCAACTCTGGCTTTATTACTATCTTAGATAAAAACAACAAAGTTGTATCAAATCCAGGTGGTACCGAACCTGTTTATAAAAACGGCCAGCTGCAAAATATGCACACCACTTGGGATGTCTTTAACCACTGTCATGCAGTTTGTGTAGACGAAGACGAAAACTTATATGTGGGTCAATGGAATTCCAATCAAACCTACCCCATTAAATTAGAGCGAGTTTAA
- a CDS encoding c-type cytochrome domain-containing protein has translation MDLIQFFGRFHVLVLHLPIGILLLAALLEIHCAFFNKERTKLFNLVWFWGAFSAISACILGYMLSTGGGYSEVAVFIHMAFGISVASIAVICTLFFTYKKTANKFLIIGLASLQLFLLFSTGHYGANMTHGETYLVEHAPNFVRTLAGFEPYQTPRPPITKIEDADIYLDLVKPIFKGNCVSCHNDAKAKGKLNLANIEDIIKGGKTASTWGDGKLNNSELYRRITLDEHHKEFMPAEGKTALSENQVKTLAWWIKSGLPVSGNITTSTLNTADKKIIAQQLGLVAADNTWPLPKHPSIPEEIIVDLQQQGFLVKTIAKDVNYLDVDYSSNLQAIPDQAIAALLEAKKYIAYLNLVNSQITTEQLSSIGQLENLLRLRLNKTPIDDAGLAALQTLTNLQYLNLYSTKITDASSSVLLNISQLKQLYVGQTALTQGAITEISAIKPDLKIFGLSNKIPDFQAATEKVLKNQAKKATL, from the coding sequence GTGGATTTAATTCAATTTTTTGGTCGTTTTCATGTACTCGTGCTGCATCTACCAATTGGTATATTGTTACTTGCAGCTTTATTAGAAATACATTGCGCTTTCTTTAACAAAGAACGGACAAAATTATTCAACTTAGTTTGGTTTTGGGGTGCATTTTCAGCAATCTCTGCCTGTATTCTTGGTTATATGCTTTCTACTGGCGGCGGATATAGCGAAGTAGCTGTATTCATTCATATGGCTTTTGGTATCTCTGTTGCCTCTATTGCTGTTATTTGTACTTTATTCTTCACATACAAAAAAACAGCGAATAAATTTTTAATCATTGGCTTAGCTAGCTTACAACTATTTTTATTATTCTCTACTGGCCATTACGGCGCCAACATGACTCACGGTGAAACTTACTTAGTCGAACACGCACCAAACTTTGTCAGAACACTCGCTGGCTTCGAACCTTATCAAACACCTCGACCACCTATCACTAAAATTGAAGATGCCGATATATATCTAGATCTTGTTAAACCTATCTTCAAAGGTAATTGTGTCAGTTGTCATAATGATGCCAAAGCAAAGGGCAAACTTAACCTGGCAAATATAGAAGACATTATTAAAGGAGGTAAAACAGCTAGTACCTGGGGAGATGGCAAATTAAACAACAGTGAGCTATATCGCCGAATTACCTTAGATGAACATCACAAAGAATTTATGCCTGCTGAAGGTAAAACAGCATTATCCGAGAACCAAGTAAAAACCTTAGCGTGGTGGATAAAATCAGGCTTGCCAGTAAGCGGTAATATTACTACCAGCACTCTAAATACAGCGGATAAGAAGATTATCGCTCAACAACTAGGATTAGTGGCTGCAGACAATACTTGGCCATTGCCTAAACATCCGAGTATTCCAGAAGAAATCATTGTGGATTTACAGCAGCAAGGTTTTTTAGTCAAAACCATTGCCAAAGATGTGAATTATTTAGATGTCGATTATTCATCAAACTTACAAGCAATTCCTGATCAAGCTATAGCCGCCTTACTCGAAGCTAAAAAATATATAGCTTATCTTAATCTAGTCAATTCTCAGATTACAACAGAGCAGTTGAGCAGTATTGGCCAACTAGAGAATTTACTAAGATTACGTTTAAACAAAACGCCTATTGATGACGCTGGATTAGCAGCGCTACAAACACTAACTAATCTACAATATCTAAACCTTTATAGTACAAAGATCACAGATGCGTCGTCGTCGGTTTTATTAAATATTAGCCAGCTAAAACAATTATACGTTGGTCAAACAGCTTTAACCCAAGGTGCAATAACAGAAATATCTGCCATAAAACCAGATCTCAAGATATTTGGACTATCGAACAAAATACCAGACTTCCAAGCGGCGACTGAAAAAGTCCTTAAAAACCAAGCTAAAAAAGCAACCCTATAA
- a CDS encoding gamma carbonic anhydrase family protein — translation MTIRRYKNILPTIGENTYIDDSAVLIGDVTCAEDVSIWPLVAARGDVNYIKIGARTNVQDGSVLHVTRSSDGLQAGFPLIIGDDVTVGHKCMLHGCTLGNRILVGMGAILMDGVVVEDDVFIGGGSLVPPNKTLESGYLYVGNPARQVRPLKESELAFLKQSAINYVELKNDYLE, via the coding sequence ATGACAATTAGACGATACAAAAACATATTACCTACTATCGGTGAAAACACTTATATAGACGATTCAGCAGTATTAATTGGTGATGTAACTTGTGCAGAAGATGTAAGCATTTGGCCTCTGGTAGCAGCAAGAGGTGATGTTAACTATATCAAAATTGGTGCTAGAACAAATGTACAGGATGGATCTGTATTGCATGTCACTCGCTCATCTGATGGCTTACAAGCAGGTTTTCCTCTTATTATTGGTGACGATGTGACTGTTGGTCATAAGTGTATGTTGCATGGGTGTACCCTTGGAAACCGCATATTGGTAGGTATGGGGGCAATACTTATGGATGGAGTAGTTGTCGAAGATGACGTATTTATTGGTGGTGGTTCCCTTGTACCTCCTAATAAGACACTAGAGAGTGGTTATTTATATGTTGGTAATCCTGCCAGACAAGTAAGACCTTTAAAAGAAAGTGAGTTAGCTTTCCTTAAACAGTCTGCAATCAATTACGTCGAACTGAAAAATGATTACCTAGAATAG
- a CDS encoding IS630 family transposase (programmed frameshift): MHSLKNIDFSTLIAKEKNARMRVRLMALSHIQQGVNRTQAARYLHVSRRMVNEWVKRFNQDGLDGLKEKPRSGRPCALSAEQLQTLKIYIESHAIKPDGGRLKGTLIIDYVKQEFGITYGLTNIYRLLHQLGFSWITSRSKHPKQSQEAQDEFKKLQIETIKLIPGHVTLDKVDIWFQDEARIGQQNTTTRLWANKGSRPRAVKQQQFEYAHLFGAVCPATGETEALITPVVNKDIMRQHLELISKRTQPGRHALVIMDGAGWHTDDIAHDLDKVSIIKLPPYSPELNPIEQVWQWLRQNELANQCFDSYEDIVIQCSRAWNNFISDKEKVIKLCARNWAQVGN; the protein is encoded by the exons ATGCATAGCTTAAAAAATATCGATTTTTCGACACTCATAGCGAAGGAAAAAAATGCTCGGATGCGAGTCAGATTAATGGCCCTTTCACATATTCAACAAGGCGTTAATCGCACGCAAGCGGCTCGGTATCTGCACGTCAGCCGTAGAATGGTGAATGAGTGGGTGAAGCGCTTCAACCAAGATGGTTTGGACGGATTAAAGGAAAAGCCGCGCTCTGGTCGGCCTTGTGCTTTATCAGCTGAGCAACTGCAGACGTTGAAAATTTACATTGAGTCTCATGCCATAAAACCTGATGGTGGAAGGCTCAAAGGCACACTCATCATTGACTATGTGAAGCAAGAATTTGGTATTACCTATGGCCTGACTAACATATATCGTCTACTGCATCAGCTAGGGTTTTCTTGGATAACCAGTCGCTCTAAGCACCCTAAGCAGTCCCAAGAAGCTCAAGACGAGTTT AAAAAACTGCAGATTGAAACGATCAAATTGATCCCAGGCCATGTCACACTGGATAAAGTCGATATTTGGTTTCAAGATGAGGCTAGAATAGGTCAACAGAACACCACTACACGTTTATGGGCGAACAAAGGTAGTCGCCCTAGAGCGGTCAAGCAACAACAGTTTGAGTATGCGCATTTATTTGGGGCTGTATGCCCAGCGACAGGTGAAACGGAAGCCTTGATAACCCCTGTGGTGAACAAAGACATTATGAGACAGCATTTAGAGTTGATATCCAAGCGTACTCAGCCTGGCCGCCATGCACTGGTGATAATGGACGGTGCGGGTTGGCATACAGACGATATTGCGCATGACCTAGATAAGGTGAGTATCATCAAGCTTCCGCCCTATTCTCCAGAGCTAAACCCAATCGAGCAGGTATGGCAATGGCTTAGGCAAAATGAGTTGGCCAATCAATGCTTTGATAGCTATGAGGATATTGTCATACAATGCAGTCGGGCATGGAATAACTTTATCAGCGATAAAGAAAAGGTTATCAAATTGTGCGCCAGAAATTGGGCACAGGTGGGAAATTAA
- a CDS encoding alpha/beta hydrolase produces the protein MSDQELPYVEVNPTNPAKAAVIWLHGLGDSGNGFAPIVPELNIPPQLAIRFIFPHAPIRPVTINNGMPMRAWYDIKSMDFASRADRTGVNESAALVQSLIDKEITQGIPAEKIVLAGFSQGGVIALHLGTRIKQKLAGIMSLSSYMCEPEKLTAEAHTANKHTPIFIAHGQQDEVVPMFMGNAAYKVLVENGYQASWIEYMMQHNVCAQELNDISKWLQKVLS, from the coding sequence ATGAGTGACCAAGAATTACCTTACGTAGAAGTGAATCCAACTAACCCGGCTAAAGCGGCTGTTATTTGGTTACATGGTTTGGGTGATTCTGGCAATGGATTTGCCCCAATTGTGCCAGAGTTAAACATTCCACCACAACTTGCCATTCGTTTTATTTTTCCTCATGCACCTATTCGCCCTGTCACTATTAATAACGGCATGCCTATGCGTGCTTGGTACGATATTAAGAGTATGGACTTTGCTAGTAGAGCAGACAGAACAGGCGTTAACGAATCTGCAGCCTTAGTACAAAGCTTAATTGACAAAGAAATCACCCAAGGTATCCCAGCAGAAAAGATTGTTTTAGCAGGCTTCTCACAAGGTGGAGTGATAGCTTTACACTTAGGTACACGTATTAAACAGAAACTGGCTGGAATCATGTCATTATCCAGTTATATGTGTGAGCCAGAAAAGTTAACTGCTGAAGCTCATACTGCCAACAAACATACACCAATTTTTATCGCCCACGGCCAACAAGACGAAGTTGTGCCTATGTTTATGGGTAACGCCGCTTACAAGGTGTTAGTAGAAAACGGTTATCAAGCCTCTTGGATAGAATACATGATGCAACATAACGTATGCGCCCAAGAGCTAAACGACATTTCCAAATGGTTACAAAAAGTTCTATCCTGA
- the cyaY gene encoding iron donor protein CyaY: MNDSQYHQMTDDLLLSIEEMLDECEVDIDYESAGSILTMTFENGTKIIINKQPPLHQLWVATKFNGHHFNFTNDQWIDERTGVEFWSFLDEASTKQAGQKVSLRN; encoded by the coding sequence ATGAACGATAGCCAATATCACCAAATGACAGATGATTTATTACTAAGCATTGAAGAAATGTTAGACGAATGTGAAGTAGACATAGACTATGAATCAGCAGGTAGTATCTTAACTATGACCTTTGAAAACGGTACAAAGATCATTATTAATAAACAACCCCCTCTACATCAGTTATGGGTTGCTACTAAATTTAATGGTCATCATTTTAACTTTACAAATGACCAATGGATAGATGAGCGAACTGGCGTAGAATTTTGGTCCTTTCTAGATGAAGCCTCAACTAAACAGGCAGGCCAAAAAGTGTCTTTACGTAACTAA
- the gmk gene encoding guanylate kinase, whose product MPQTLGNLFILTAPSGAGKSSLIKALLEKHQSNSAHNNEMQVSVSHTTRSPRPGEINGVHYHFVDRAEFESLIAQDEFFEWAEVFGNYYGTSKVVIEKILRQGIDVFLDIDWQGARQVKAQIPDTATVFVAPPSKQELQRRLTSRGQDSAEVIAQRMAKAVSEISHYHEFDYIVVNDDFDAALAELDAIVMTRRLRKEKQIIRHQQLFENLLGDS is encoded by the coding sequence ATGCCACAAACTCTTGGAAATCTCTTTATTCTCACTGCTCCATCTGGAGCGGGTAAATCTAGCTTAATCAAAGCTTTATTAGAAAAACACCAGTCAAATAGTGCTCATAACAATGAAATGCAAGTGTCTGTTTCACACACTACCCGTTCGCCTAGGCCTGGGGAAATCAATGGTGTGCACTACCATTTTGTTGATAGAGCCGAATTTGAATCTTTAATTGCCCAAGATGAGTTTTTTGAATGGGCAGAAGTATTTGGTAATTATTACGGTACCTCTAAGGTAGTAATTGAAAAAATCTTACGCCAAGGAATTGATGTCTTTTTAGATATCGATTGGCAAGGAGCAAGACAAGTCAAAGCGCAAATACCTGACACAGCTACCGTGTTTGTTGCGCCACCTTCGAAACAAGAATTACAGAGACGGTTAACTAGTAGGGGACAAGATTCAGCTGAAGTGATCGCTCAACGTATGGCAAAAGCGGTGTCTGAAATATCTCATTACCACGAGTTTGATTATATTGTAGTAAACGATGATTTTGATGCGGCATTGGCTGAATTAGACGCAATTGTGATGACACGGCGTTTACGTAAAGAAAAACAGATTATTCGCCATCAGCAGTTATTTGAAAATTTACTTGGTGATTCTTAG
- the thiH gene encoding 2-iminoacetate synthase ThiH: MGFSDIFSAIDKDHLKLSIYSTTAADVQQALQQPAGDLSALMAMLSPAAEPFIEQMAQQAMHLTQKRFGHNISLFIPLYLSNLCANECDYCGFTMSNKIKRKVLNSKEIAAEIKIIKQRQFDSVLLVSGEHETKVGIEYFKQVLPQVKQYFSHLAMEVQPLEVSEYQQLIELGLDAVMLYQETYQAHTYAKHHTRGKKKDFNYRLNSPDRLGEARIDKMGLGVLLGLDDWRLDALMMGHHLHYLENKYWRSKYSISLPRLRPCTGGIQPASPITDLGLVQVICAFRLFSEQLEISLSTRESNELRDNLIPLGITHMSAGSSTQPGGYTAATNELDQFEISDERPVEVIAGMIANKGYQAVFKDWENGWH; the protein is encoded by the coding sequence ATGGGATTTTCTGACATATTTTCAGCTATAGATAAAGACCACTTAAAATTGTCGATATACAGTACTACTGCCGCAGATGTACAGCAGGCTTTGCAGCAACCTGCTGGCGACTTGTCTGCTTTAATGGCGATGTTATCGCCAGCTGCCGAACCATTTATTGAACAAATGGCACAGCAAGCCATGCACTTAACGCAAAAACGTTTTGGTCATAACATTAGTTTATTCATTCCCCTTTATTTGTCGAACTTGTGTGCTAATGAATGTGATTATTGTGGCTTTACTATGAGCAATAAAATAAAACGTAAAGTACTCAACTCAAAGGAAATTGCAGCCGAAATTAAGATTATTAAACAAAGACAATTTGATTCTGTGTTATTGGTCTCTGGTGAGCATGAAACTAAGGTCGGAATAGAATATTTCAAACAAGTATTACCTCAAGTTAAACAATACTTCAGTCACTTGGCCATGGAAGTACAGCCATTAGAAGTAAGTGAGTACCAACAACTAATTGAGTTAGGCCTAGATGCAGTGATGCTTTATCAAGAAACCTACCAGGCTCACACTTATGCAAAACATCACACTCGCGGTAAAAAAAAGGACTTCAACTACCGCTTAAATAGTCCAGATAGACTGGGAGAAGCTAGGATCGATAAAATGGGCTTAGGGGTATTATTAGGTCTAGATGACTGGCGGCTCGATGCTTTAATGATGGGACACCACTTACATTATTTAGAAAACAAATATTGGCGTAGTAAGTATAGTATTTCACTCCCTAGATTACGTCCTTGCACTGGAGGGATCCAACCTGCAAGTCCGATTACAGATTTAGGCTTAGTTCAGGTAATTTGTGCATTTAGGTTATTTAGCGAACAACTAGAAATTAGCCTATCTACTCGTGAGTCAAACGAGCTTAGAGACAATCTAATCCCCTTAGGCATCACACACATGAGTGCAGGTAGTTCAACTCAACCTGGGGGTTATACAGCAGCTACAAATGAATTAGATCAGTTTGAAATTAGCGACGAACGACCAGTAGAAGTCATTGCCGGTATGATTGCCAATAAAGGTTATCAAGCAGTATTTAAAGATTGGGAAAATGGTTGGCATTAA